The genomic region CTCGGCAAATTGGCGAGCCTCACGGTAAACCGTTTTCTTGTTTTCACCGGTAATCAGCAACGCCAGCAGCCGGCTTTTCAGCAGTGCCGGCAGGGTCAGCGTCAAACGTTTGTGTGGAGCTTTCGTCGGCTCACTGACCGCGCAAAAACGCGGATTCAGCGGATCAATCAATGCGTGAATCTGCGCGCAATCCGGAAACCAGGAGGCAGTATGACCGTCATCGCCCATACCGAGTACCGCGACATCGACAATGCCGCCGAGCTCACGCAATTGATCGTCGAAGTGTCGTGCGCATTGTTCGGCATCCATACCTGCTAAAAACATCGGCAGAAAGGTCGCGCCTTTGGCTTCATGCTGTAGCAAATTCTGTTTGACCAGCGCGGCATTACTGTCGGCGTGATCATCCGGCACGAAACGTTCATCAACGAGAATGACGGTAATCAAATGCCAAGGCAACGACATCTGCGAGAGCAACTGAAAAAGTGGCGCCGGTGTTTTGCCGCCAGAAACGGCAAACACCGCCTTGCCACGCTCGCGCACTGCTTCCTGCAGATTCTTGGCTACCGTATCGGCAGCCGTCGCGTACATGACCGCGCTGTCGGCAAAGGACTGTTCAGTCAGTTTCATGACAAATCCTCGTACCAATGGCGGTTATCGCGCGCCAATAAAAATGCCGAACCGGAAGGCCCCCAGGAACCGGCGACATAGGGCTCAACGCGTCCCACTCCGTTGTTCCATCCTTCCAGTATCGGCATGACCCATTGCCAGGCGGCATCCAGTTCATCGCGACGCATGAACAGCGTCTGGCGACCGACAATGGCGTCGATCAGCAAGCGCTCGTAAGCGTCGGGAATGTGTTCTTCACTGCTGGCCGTCAGGCTCAGCTCGACCGGCCGGACATTGGTGCCGGTGCCGGGCTTTTTGCCACAAAGCATCAGCGTGATGTCTTCTTCCGGCTGAATCTTGATTACCAGTTTGTTCGGTTCGAGACCAGTGCTGCGATTGTCAAAAATCGAATGCGGCACCGATTTGAATTGCACGACAATTTCCGAGACGCGCTGCGCCATGCGTTTGCCGGTGCGCAGATAAAACGGCACATTGCCCCAGCGCCAATTTTCGATTTCCATTTTCAGCGCCACGAACGTTTCGGTCTGGCTTTCCGGTTCGATGCCCTCTTCTTTCCGGTAGCTGTTGGCGGTTTTGCCATTGATGGCACCGGCCGTGTATTGGCCACGAATGATGTTGTTTTTGACATCGTCCATCGTCAATGGCTTCAGCGAGCGCAGCACTTTCAGTTTTTCATCCCGCACGGCATTGGCATCGAGACTGGCTGGTGGTTCCATCGCGACGAAACAAAGCAATTGCATCAAGTGGTTCTGCACCATGTCGCGCAGCGCACCGGTGTGATCGTAAAAGCCGGCACGGCCTTCAACGCCGATGCTTTCAGCAACGGTGATTTGAATATGGTCGATGTATTTCTGATTCCACAGCGACTCGAACAAGGTATTACCGAAACGCAGCACAAGTAAGTTCTGTACGGTTTCTTTGCCGAGGTAGTGGTCGATCCGGTAAATCTGATCTTCGGAAAAATATTGCGCGACTTCAGCGTTGATCGCGCGCGAGCTGTCAAGGTCGTGGCCTAGCGGTTTTTCCAGCACAACATGGCTGCGTTCATTGACAAGGCCAGCGCCATGCAAATGCTTGCAAATGGCGCCGAAAAATTTTGGCGAGGTGGCCAGGTAAAACACCCGGATCTTGCCGTTGGCCTTGCCAATGGTTTCCTGCAGAGTGGCATAACCTTCAGATTTTGTGGCATCGATGGCGACGTAGTGCAAACGCTGCAGAAAACGCTGCCAGGCCGGTTCCTGTCGCTGTGCATCCGGGATGTAGCTGGCTGCCTGCGCTTCAACCATCGCAATGTATTGCTCGCGGCTCATCGGGTTGCGGGCCGAGGCAATGATGCGGCCATCATCGGGCAGCACGCCGGCCCGTTCACGCTGGAACATGGCTGGAATCAGCTTGCGCATGGCGAGGTCGCCGGTGCCGCCAAAAATCACCATGTCGAAAACTGGAATATCGCGACTGTTCATCAAGCCACCTTAGCGATTCGCACCATCAAAGTGCATTTTTAGTATTTGCATATCAGGCGAATTTGCCGCAATCTTCCGGATATCGCAAGTAACCATACGCAATAAATTCTCGTCACGGTCGTCACAAGGTCAGTAAATTGCAGGTAAATAAATGATTTATAACGATAAACGTCAATGCACAGAAATGATGCACCGTGACAGTGCAAATTACACAAACCCGAAAAACCAAGCGTTGCCCCAAAATGGAGAGCAGACATGAGCAATGTGCACCCCCGCCTGCAGGAAGTGACCGATCGCGTTCGCAAGCGCTCACGGGAGCAACGGACCGCTTATCTGAATCATGTTGAGCAATCGATCAGCCGGCAGCCAACCCGGGCTCGCCATGCCTGCGCCAACCTGGCGCACGGTTTTGCCGGCAACGTGCCGGAAGAAAAGATTCTGTTGCGCGATACGCGCTCGGTGCCTGATATCGGCATCGTTTCTTCGTACAACGACATGTTGTCGGCGCATCAGCCGCTGCAACATTACCCACCGATTCTGAAAGAAGCCGTCGCCAAAGCCGGCGGCATTGCTCAATTTGCCGGCGGCGTGCCAGCGATGTGTGATGGCGTCACGCAAGGTACGCCGGGCATGGAGCTATCGCTTTTTTCGCGCGATGTCATTGCCATGTCAACGGCGGTGGCGCTCAGCCATGCGATGTTCGACGGCATGTTGCTGCTCGGCATTTGCGACAAGATCGTTCCCGGCCTGGTCATGGGCGCGCTGCATTTTGGTCATCTGCCCGGCATTCTGGTGCCGGGCGGGCCAATGACCTCCGGCATTTCCAACAGCGAGAAAGCCAAGGTGCGGCAGTTGTTTGCCGAAGGTAAAGTCGGTCGCGATGAATTGTTGGAATCGGAAGCGGCGGCCTACCACAGCGCCGGCACCTGCACGTTTTACGGTACAGCCAACAGCAACCAGATGCTGATGGAAATCATGGGGCTGCATATGCCGGGCGCCGCGTTTATCAATCCCGGCACGCCGCTACGCGATGCCCTGACCCGTGCCGCCGGTCGACGCATCTGCGAAATTACGGCACTTGGCAACACCCCGATTCCGATCGGCAAAATGCTCGACGAGCGCAGTTTCGTGAACGCGATTGTCGGCTTGCTGGCCACTGGCGGCTCGACCAATCACACGCTACATCTGGTGGCAATGGCGCGTGCCGCCGGCATCGTAATCAACTGGGATGACTTCTCTGATTTATCCGACTGCGTTCCGCTGCTGGCCCGCGTTTATCCAAACGGTCAGGCCGACGTCAATCACTTCCATGCGGCCGGTGGTTTGGCTTTGGTTATTCGCGAATTGCTCGACGCCGGTTTGTTGCATGAAGACGTGCAAACGGTCATGGGAGAGTCGCTTCGTCACTACACCAAAGAGCCATTTTTGGACGATGGCAAACTGGTTTGGCGTGACGCGCCGACGCACTCCGCCGATGAAAACATTGTCCGTGGTGTTGCCAATCCGTTCTCGAAAGACGGTGGTCTGAAATTACTGGTCGGCAATCTTGGTCGCGCCGTGATCAAAACCTCGGCGGTGCCAGCAACGCATCACTTGATCAAAGCACCAGCAGCCGTATTTGAAGATCAGGAATCGGTCGCGCAGGCGTTCAAGGAAGGAAGGCTCAATCGCGATGTCATTGTTGTCGTGCGTTTCCAAGGGCCGCAAGCCAATGGCATGCCGGAATTGCATAAACTCACGCCGATGCTCGGCGTACTTCAGGATAAAGGTTACAAGGTGGCGCTGGTTACCGATGGCCGCATGTCAGGTGCTTCCGGGAAGGTGCCAGCTGCGATTCATGTCAGCCCGGAAGCACTGAGTGGCGGCCCGCTGGCGAAAGTGCGTGATGGCGATATGCTGGTGCTTGATGCCGTGCAAAATCGCCTGTATGCCGAAGTGGAAGAAAATGATTGGAACAACCGAAGAAATGCCGAATTCAGAGCCGAAGCCGTGCGCGGATTTGGTCGCGAACTATTTGCCCGCTTCCGGGAAACGGCCAGCGCTGCCGAGCTTGGTGCTTCGCCCCTGATTTAAATTGGTTTTGATAACTTATGAGCCTGTGTCATGCCCGCGTAGGCGGGCATCCAGAGTGCTGAAGAATGACTGGATTCCCGCCTACGCGGGAATGACATTTGCGAAGTGAGGAATTTATCCATTGCTTTTGCAATGGGACATTTCAAAGGAATCAACATGTCAATTGCAGAAATGCTGAACAAAGCAGCGCCCATTGTGCCGGTCGTCGTTATTGAGAATGTCGAACATGCATTGCCGTTGGCCGAAGCGCTGTTGCAAGGCGGTGTGCACAGTATTGAAATTACCTTGCGTACCGATGCCGCGCTCGATGCCATTCGTGCGCTGGCCAAAGCGGATACCGGCATCATCATCGGCGCCGGCACGGTATTGAACGCAACGCAATGGCAGCAGGCCGCTGACGCCGGCGCCCATTTCGCCGTCAGTCCCGGTCTTTGTGCTTCGCTGGAAAAACAAAATATCAACGCACCAATTCCTCTTCTGCCAGGCGCGGTTACCGCCAGTGAAATCCAGCGCGCGTTGGAGGCCGGTTTTGAGTTTCTGAAATTTTTTCCGGCGGCATCATCCGGCGGTGCTGACGCGGTGAAAAGTTTTGCCAGTCCGTTCAAACAGGTAAAGTTCTGCCCGACCGGTGGTATCAGCGTTGAAACCGCCACTGCTTATCTGAATCTACCGAACGTCGTCTGCGTTGGCGGCTCCTGGTTGACCCCTGCCTCACTGCTGCGTGAACAGCGTTGGAGCGCCATCAGTGATTTGGCCAAACAAGCCAGCAGTTTGGACAAAAAAGCCTGAGCGACTCTGGCAAAATAGCGCCCGCCCCCACTGGCATTTAGCGAAAACGGAAAATCATGATCGTCAATAGTCCTGAATGGAAAGCCCTGGAGCAACTGGCTGAGCAAAGCCGGCGATGGCATCTGCGTGAACAACTGCAGAATAAACATCGTTGTGATGCGATGCGCGTCGAATACGACGATATCGTGCTCGATTACAGTCGTCAGAACATGAATCCGGAAACACTGCAGGCACTGCTGAAACTCGCTGACGCAGCGGAACTGGGCAAAAAAATTGAAGCCAAACGCACCGGCAAAGCGATCAACACCACCGAGAATCGCGCCGTACTGCACATGGCACTGCGCGCCGACCCGGAAGATGATTATCGCGTCGACAACGAAGCCGTTACGCCATTGGTTATCGATGTTCGTCGCCGCATTGCCGCCATTACCCAAGCCGTGCGTCAGGATAAGCATCTTGGCGTTACCGGCAAACCGCTACGCAATGTCATCGCCATTGGCATAGGCGGCAGCTATCTCGGTGCTGAATTTGTTTTTGAAGCAATTCGTCAGCATCCCTCCTGCGCCGATGCCAGCGCCGGTCGACAGCTACGTTTTCTCGCCAATGTCGACCCAGCCGATTTTCATCGTGCTACTGAAGGCTTGAATCCAGCTGAGACGCTGGTCGTGATCATCTCGAAAACCTTCACGACCACCGAAACCATGCTGAATGCCCGCGCGGCAAAAGCCTGGCTCAGTGAGGCGCTGGGCTTTGAGGCAGTCAGTAAGCAGATGCTTGCGGTCAGCACCAATATTCCTGCTTGTGAGCAGTTCGGAATTCAGCGTGAACATATTTTTGGATTCTGGGATTGGGTTGGTGGTCGCTATTCGGTTTGCTCGGCAGTGGGTTTGCTACCGCTGGCGCTGCATTTTGGCTGGCAGAATATCGAGCAGTTTCTGCTTGGTGCGCGCTCGATGGATCAGCATTTTCTGTCGGCGCCATTTGCGCAAAACCTGCCGGTTTTGCTGGGTTTGATTGGTGTCTGGAATTCCAGTTTTCTGAAACGGCCGGTGCGGGCATTGTTGCCTTATAGCCAGGCTTTGCATCGTTTTGCCGCCCATATCCAGCAGGTGGATATGGAATCCAATGGCAAACTGGTTGATCGTGATGGTCGTGCGCTGCCTTTGGAAGCCGGCGAAATCAATTTCGGTGAACCGGGCACCAATGGCCAGCACTCGTTCTATCAACTCATCCATCAGGGCCGTGTCATTCCGGCTGACTTTATTGGCTTCTGCCGCCCACAAACCTCGGTGAAACTCTCGGACAACCGGCTCGATCTGCATGATGAGTTGATGGCCAATTTCTTCGCTCAACCGGATGCGTTGGCGCTTGGCAAAACCGAACAGGAGTTGCGCGCCGAAGGCGTTCCTGAAGCGCTGATTCCACACAAGGTATTTCCGGGAAACCGGCCGAGCAACGTGTTGCTGTTTCCTGAATTGAATCCGTATCGCTGCGGTCAGCTGCTGGCGTTATATGAGCATCGCACCGCCGTGCAGGGCTTTATCTGGAATCTGAACAGTTTTGATCAATGGGGTGTCGAACTCGGCAAAGTATTGGCGCAAAGAGTCAAATCGGTGTTGCAAACCGACAATCTAGAAGGCAGCGAAAACCTACCGTTTTCGACGCAACAGTTGCTTAGCAAATATCGCAGGCGCTAATCCACAAACCAAAAAAAAAGCCCTGATTGTTCCGGGCTTTTTGTTTTCGATTTCAGCGCTGTTTTTCTTCACGCGCCGGTTCAGGTTTGCTCGGAGGCTCAGGCTGAGTAGCCGGACGTCGAGCTGGATCTTTCAAATTGTGGGTGTCATCCCAGCGTCGCGTAGCCGGACCTTTGGTTGGCTCCGGAATCTGACTACCTGCCGACGGCGTTGGCGTCGTGTTCGGCGGGTTATGACGATCACGAATGATCACTGGACGCGGATAAAAATACGGATAGGGACGATACCAATATGGATGATAGAACGGATCCCAGTAGCCACCGGTAACGATCACCGAGGTGCGATCATAATAATCGCGCTCTTCCCATAAATGATAACCACTGGCTGACAGCACCGGATAGGCGTATGCCTGATCGGAAACCTTGCCTTCGATGACTTCCTGAATGCTGCCCATGACGGTAATTTCACGACCGGTCGAGAAAATCATCGGATCGAGATAGCCGCTGAATACCGCGATAAAACGGCCGCCGGTGACATTCTTGTCGGTGGGGCGACCAGAGCTGGTCAACGGCTTTTCGACGATTTCAATTTTGCTCATGCCGTCCTTGATCTGCATTTGCGCAATCAAACCACCCCAGCGCACCGGCACGCCCTGGAATTCACCAGCGTTCGACTGCACGGCACTGACGGTGACTTCACGCACATCGCCGCGGACGCTCTTCGGCACCGTAGAGCAGGCGCTCAGAAAAACGACGGACAAGCTGAACAGTAACCATTTCATTGTGATCACTCCCTAAATATGATGCAGGCATGCTACCTGAAACTTAAGCGCAATTTAACGTCAGCGCCGCTGAATCGGCGCTGAACCGTTTGCAGTGAGACACAGTTATACGATTTAGGCCAGAAATTCGGCCGATAAGTTTCCCAAACGAGAGGATTCAGGCGAAGTCGTCAAAACCGACCAAACGAGTCAGCTGGTCACGCTGGAGAAAATTTTCGGTTTGCTGATAGGCATTGGCGCCAGAGCGCTGGCTGTTGGCCGCTTCCGATTCCAGGGCATTGCGCACCTGGCCTTCGCGTTCCGCCTGCAGGCTGTTGAATGCCTCTTCCAGCGCCGCTGGTGAAGCATCGCGCTGGGCTTGTTCGACTTGTTCCGTGCGCTGCTGACGTTCGGCGTTGTTGGCGCGGGTACGCTCGGTATTGCGATTTTCCGCCGCCTGGCTTACCACCAGCGCATTGGACACCGATAGATTGGTGTTGGCAATTTCTGGCATCTGTTGTCACCGTTGCGTGAATGGGAAGAAATATGCCGTAGCAGTATAGATCGGCTTATACGCGGTAACGGTCAAAATTCGTTCAATCAATGAAAACGATACAGACGTGCCGACCAGTTATGAGTTTTGATTTCGTTCAGCGGTGGTTTCGGCGACTTTGTCACGTAAGTACACCGGCATCGCCTGCTCGGCCGGCACACCCTGCCCGGCTGTAAGCCGTGGCAATGCCAGGTTCAGCATGTCCAGCGCTTCCGGGTAGTACATCTGGTCAGCGTGCTGCAGCGGCGCCTGAACCGCGGTGCTCAGGGCATCATGATAGGTTTGCCAGCCACTGCCGCAGGTAAAAAAGGCGTTCTCGGCGTGGAACGCGAACGCTGCCGGCGGGCAAACCCGTTCATCGGCAAGCAGCCGCCAAGCACCGTTCCGCCAATGCAGCGCACTGATATAAACCTCGCCCATGCGGGCATCGATCGATGGCAATACATTGGTAACGCCCAAACGACGGCGGGCACCTTCGGCCAGCGCTTCCAGCGTGGAAATACCGATGCAGGGCCGATCAAAAGCCAGCGCCAACCCCTGCACGACGCCAATCGCGGTACGCACACCGGTAAACGCACCGGGGCCGCGACCAAACACAAACGCGTCGACATCACTGACCTGCAAGCCCTGCTCATGCAGCAGACGTTCAATGGTCGGCAGCAGTTTTTGTGCATGCAGACGCGGCGCCAGCTCGAAGTGACTGGTGATCGACTCGTTATGTTTCAGCGCTACCGACAGCGCTTCGGTGGCGGTATCAAAAGCCAGAACGGTATTCATGACAACACTCATTTTTCATGGCGCAGGAAAAACCGGCGCACATCGGAAAGCTGACGGGTGACCGGCATCGGCGGCAGACTGTTCAAGAACACCTTCCCGTACGGCCGGGTAAACAAACGCGGATCGGCGATGGTCAGCACGCCGGTATCGGTGATGTCGCGAATCAGACGACCGGCGCCCTGCTTCAAGGTGATCACAGCGCGTGGCAGTTGCATATCGTTGAACGGTTCACCACCGTTGCGCCGGCAGGCATCCATTCTCGCCCGTAGCACTGGATCATCCGGCGCCGAGAATGGCAGTTTATCGATAATGACCAGACTAAGCGCATCACCACGCACATCGACGCCCTCCCAAAAACTGCTGGTGCCGAGCAATACTGCGTTACCCATTTTCCGGAAGGTATCGAGCAAACGATTGCGCGGCTGGCTGCCCTGCACCAGCACCGGGTAAGGGATGCGCTGCGGCAATTCCTGCGCCATCCACTGCAGCGCACGATAGCTGGTGAACAATAAAAACGCCCGGCCTTCACTCGCCTGCAAAAGCGGCAACGTAACTTCCAGCAAAGACTCCAGATAGTGCGGCGCATCCGGTTCCGGCAATCCTTGCGGCACAAACAACATCGACTGCCGCGGATAATCGAACGGACTGTCGAGCAATACGGTTTTTGCTTCTTCCAGACCCAGTTGCTCGGTGAAATGTTTGAACGCCTTGTTCACCGACAAGGTAGCCGAGGTAAAAATCCAGGCAGCGTTTTTATAGCGTGATGCCTGACGCTGGAAACTTTCGGCAACCAGCAGCGGCGTGCTGTTCAGCGCAAACCCCTGTTTGTAGGTTTCAAACCAGCGCACATTGTCCGGATCATTGGCCGTGGTGATGCTGGCAAGTTTTGCCATCAATGCTTCGACCCTAGCCAAACCGTTGGCCAAGCCCTCACTGCGATCGGCGGCAATTTCCAGTTGTTCGCGACAGGTCAATAAATCGCTTTCCAACAATTCGATTTGTTGTTGCCAATCGCGCCGATTCAGAAAGAATTGCAGCGGTGCGCGCTGACGATCTTTACCGAGCAGTAAACGAATATCGGCGACCGCTTTGCTGATGCCGCGCAGCGCATCGAACAATTCGGTTTGGTCATCGGCATGGGCTTTCGCTTCGGTTTCGATATCGCGAACGAACTCCAGCAATTGCCGGCTGGAAATCGCCTGACCGAAAAACGTGCTGGCGGTTTCCGCCAGTTGGTGCGCTTCATCGACAATAACCGCCGCGGCTCCCGGCAACAGCTCGCCGAAGCCTTCTTCTTTCAGCGCCAAATCGGCGAGCAGCAAATGGTGATTGACGACGACAATTTCCGCTTCCATCGCCGTGCGCCGGGCTTTGATCACATGGCAATCGCCGTAATACGGGCAATCGCCACCAAGGCAGTTTTCCGAAGTGCTGGTGACAAAACCGGTGATCGGATCGTCATCGCTCAAACCGACGCATTCGGATAAATCGCCACTGTGGGTACCGCGCGACCATTGCTCGACCAGGCGCAGACTGCGCACCGATTCACGCGTGGGCAGCCGGCCCGAAGTCCGGGCTTGTTCCAGACGATAAAGGCAGAGATAGTTATTGCGGCCTTTCAGCAGGGCCGCACGCGGTTTGACGTTTAGCGCTTGGGAAACCGTTGGTAAATCGCGGTGAAATAATTGGTCCTGCAGATTCTTGGTGCCGGTGGAAATAATCACCCGCTCGCCGGCCAGCAATGCTGGTACCAAATACGCAAACGTTTTGCCTGTGCCGGTGCCAGCTTCAATGACAACCGTTTCGCGTTCCGCCAGCGCCTGCTCGACCACCTCAGCCATTTGCAGTTGGGCCGGACGCGCACGGAAATCGCTGGCGCGATCGGCAAAAGGACCATGGTCGCCCAGCGCGTACGCACTGGCCGAATACTTCGTTGAACTCACTCAGGCTGCCTGTGTCGCGTCCTGCCAGACCGTTCTGCCGATGGCTTTGAACTTGGCAACGGTCATTGCACCGCGTTTATTGGGTTTAATCGATTGCAGCGCATTGTGAATGTCCGGGCGGGTGACTTCAATCAATTCGACCGGCTGATAGTCTTCGTTGAGCAGCACCAGCACGACACGGGTCCACTGCCCATCCATGTTCAACTGACCAACCCGCGCCCGGGTCTTGCTCTCAGCGAACATCACCCGCCCCTTGATCTGATAGCGCTCGCTGCGTTGTTCGCCCTGGCCGATGGCATCAACACCGGCAATGAGCTGCTCTGGTGCAACAAGATTCAACAGGCGCATGGCGTCGTGACGGGCGATTTCATTGG from Permianibacter aggregans harbors:
- the pgl gene encoding 6-phosphogluconolactonase translates to MKLTEQSFADSAVMYATAADTVAKNLQEAVRERGKAVFAVSGGKTPAPLFQLLSQMSLPWHLITVILVDERFVPDDHADSNAALVKQNLLQHEAKGATFLPMFLAGMDAEQCARHFDDQLRELGGIVDVAVLGMGDDGHTASWFPDCAQIHALIDPLNPRFCAVSEPTKAPHKRLTLTLPALLKSRLLALLITGENKKTVYREARQFAEPIEALPIRALLHQHRVPVHIFRA
- the zwf gene encoding glucose-6-phosphate dehydrogenase; this encodes MNSRDIPVFDMVIFGGTGDLAMRKLIPAMFQRERAGVLPDDGRIIASARNPMSREQYIAMVEAQAASYIPDAQRQEPAWQRFLQRLHYVAIDATKSEGYATLQETIGKANGKIRVFYLATSPKFFGAICKHLHGAGLVNERSHVVLEKPLGHDLDSSRAINAEVAQYFSEDQIYRIDHYLGKETVQNLLVLRFGNTLFESLWNQKYIDHIQITVAESIGVEGRAGFYDHTGALRDMVQNHLMQLLCFVAMEPPASLDANAVRDEKLKVLRSLKPLTMDDVKNNIIRGQYTAGAINGKTANSYRKEEGIEPESQTETFVALKMEIENWRWGNVPFYLRTGKRMAQRVSEIVVQFKSVPHSIFDNRSTGLEPNKLVIKIQPEEDITLMLCGKKPGTGTNVRPVELSLTASSEEHIPDAYERLLIDAIVGRQTLFMRRDELDAAWQWVMPILEGWNNGVGRVEPYVAGSWGPSGSAFLLARDNRHWYEDLS
- the edd gene encoding phosphogluconate dehydratase translates to MHPRLQEVTDRVRKRSREQRTAYLNHVEQSISRQPTRARHACANLAHGFAGNVPEEKILLRDTRSVPDIGIVSSYNDMLSAHQPLQHYPPILKEAVAKAGGIAQFAGGVPAMCDGVTQGTPGMELSLFSRDVIAMSTAVALSHAMFDGMLLLGICDKIVPGLVMGALHFGHLPGILVPGGPMTSGISNSEKAKVRQLFAEGKVGRDELLESEAAAYHSAGTCTFYGTANSNQMLMEIMGLHMPGAAFINPGTPLRDALTRAAGRRICEITALGNTPIPIGKMLDERSFVNAIVGLLATGGSTNHTLHLVAMARAAGIVINWDDFSDLSDCVPLLARVYPNGQADVNHFHAAGGLALVIRELLDAGLLHEDVQTVMGESLRHYTKEPFLDDGKLVWRDAPTHSADENIVRGVANPFSKDGGLKLLVGNLGRAVIKTSAVPATHHLIKAPAAVFEDQESVAQAFKEGRLNRDVIVVVRFQGPQANGMPELHKLTPMLGVLQDKGYKVALVTDGRMSGASGKVPAAIHVSPEALSGGPLAKVRDGDMLVLDAVQNRLYAEVEENDWNNRRNAEFRAEAVRGFGRELFARFRETASAAELGASPLI
- the eda gene encoding bifunctional 4-hydroxy-2-oxoglutarate aldolase/2-dehydro-3-deoxy-phosphogluconate aldolase, with amino-acid sequence MSIAEMLNKAAPIVPVVVIENVEHALPLAEALLQGGVHSIEITLRTDAALDAIRALAKADTGIIIGAGTVLNATQWQQAADAGAHFAVSPGLCASLEKQNINAPIPLLPGAVTASEIQRALEAGFEFLKFFPAASSGGADAVKSFASPFKQVKFCPTGGISVETATAYLNLPNVVCVGGSWLTPASLLREQRWSAISDLAKQASSLDKKA
- the pgi gene encoding glucose-6-phosphate isomerase, with translation MIVNSPEWKALEQLAEQSRRWHLREQLQNKHRCDAMRVEYDDIVLDYSRQNMNPETLQALLKLADAAELGKKIEAKRTGKAINTTENRAVLHMALRADPEDDYRVDNEAVTPLVIDVRRRIAAITQAVRQDKHLGVTGKPLRNVIAIGIGGSYLGAEFVFEAIRQHPSCADASAGRQLRFLANVDPADFHRATEGLNPAETLVVIISKTFTTTETMLNARAAKAWLSEALGFEAVSKQMLAVSTNIPACEQFGIQREHIFGFWDWVGGRYSVCSAVGLLPLALHFGWQNIEQFLLGARSMDQHFLSAPFAQNLPVLLGLIGVWNSSFLKRPVRALLPYSQALHRFAAHIQQVDMESNGKLVDRDGRALPLEAGEINFGEPGTNGQHSFYQLIHQGRVIPADFIGFCRPQTSVKLSDNRLDLHDELMANFFAQPDALALGKTEQELRAEGVPEALIPHKVFPGNRPSNVLLFPELNPYRCGQLLALYEHRTAVQGFIWNLNSFDQWGVELGKVLAQRVKSVLQTDNLEGSENLPFSTQQLLSKYRRR
- a CDS encoding Slp family lipoprotein; this translates as MKWLLFSLSVVFLSACSTVPKSVRGDVREVTVSAVQSNAGEFQGVPVRWGGLIAQMQIKDGMSKIEIVEKPLTSSGRPTDKNVTGGRFIAVFSGYLDPMIFSTGREITVMGSIQEVIEGKVSDQAYAYPVLSASGYHLWEERDYYDRTSVIVTGGYWDPFYHPYWYRPYPYFYPRPVIIRDRHNPPNTTPTPSAGSQIPEPTKGPATRRWDDTHNLKDPARRPATQPEPPSKPEPAREEKQR
- the tsaB gene encoding tRNA (adenosine(37)-N6)-threonylcarbamoyltransferase complex dimerization subunit type 1 TsaB, whose amino-acid sequence is MNTVLAFDTATEALSVALKHNESITSHFELAPRLHAQKLLPTIERLLHEQGLQVSDVDAFVFGRGPGAFTGVRTAIGVVQGLALAFDRPCIGISTLEALAEGARRRLGVTNVLPSIDARMGEVYISALHWRNGAWRLLADERVCPPAAFAFHAENAFFTCGSGWQTYHDALSTAVQAPLQHADQMYYPEALDMLNLALPRLTAGQGVPAEQAMPVYLRDKVAETTAERNQNS
- a CDS encoding ATP-dependent DNA helicase — translated: MSSTKYSASAYALGDHGPFADRASDFRARPAQLQMAEVVEQALAERETVVIEAGTGTGKTFAYLVPALLAGERVIISTGTKNLQDQLFHRDLPTVSQALNVKPRAALLKGRNNYLCLYRLEQARTSGRLPTRESVRSLRLVEQWSRGTHSGDLSECVGLSDDDPITGFVTSTSENCLGGDCPYYGDCHVIKARRTAMEAEIVVVNHHLLLADLALKEEGFGELLPGAAAVIVDEAHQLAETASTFFGQAISSRQLLEFVRDIETEAKAHADDQTELFDALRGISKAVADIRLLLGKDRQRAPLQFFLNRRDWQQQIELLESDLLTCREQLEIAADRSEGLANGLARVEALMAKLASITTANDPDNVRWFETYKQGFALNSTPLLVAESFQRQASRYKNAAWIFTSATLSVNKAFKHFTEQLGLEEAKTVLLDSPFDYPRQSMLFVPQGLPEPDAPHYLESLLEVTLPLLQASEGRAFLLFTSYRALQWMAQELPQRIPYPVLVQGSQPRNRLLDTFRKMGNAVLLGTSSFWEGVDVRGDALSLVIIDKLPFSAPDDPVLRARMDACRRNGGEPFNDMQLPRAVITLKQGAGRLIRDITDTGVLTIADPRLFTRPYGKVFLNSLPPMPVTRQLSDVRRFFLRHEK